One part of the Sulfolobus tengchongensis genome encodes these proteins:
- a CDS encoding 2,3-diphosphoglycerate-dependent phosphoglycerate mutase — protein sequence MTVVVFIRHGQSTSNVNKVLSHDINSYPLTEEGIEQAKEAGKELSKVKVEKIYTSPVLRAYQTALIIGETIGIFPIVDQRLRERYLGELNNTVFDPNDHWKLKVVKKQIEIKGLESWEDMTRRMKNFLESIINKDNNVIVAVSHSDPIRAIIAYLLGMDDISGWGIRIPNASFTILKCENNIDNCKIISIGSPMLTIQILSKLNINIENP from the coding sequence ATGACTGTAGTTGTTTTCATCAGACATGGGCAAAGCACATCTAATGTTAATAAGGTACTTAGTCACGATATTAACTCTTATCCTCTCACAGAGGAAGGGATAGAACAGGCAAAAGAAGCTGGAAAAGAACTCAGTAAAGTTAAAGTTGAAAAAATATATACGAGTCCAGTTTTAAGAGCATATCAAACTGCTCTTATCATAGGCGAAACTATAGGAATTTTCCCAATAGTTGACCAAAGATTAAGGGAAAGATATCTAGGGGAGTTAAATAACACTGTATTTGATCCAAATGATCATTGGAAATTAAAAGTTGTAAAAAAACAAATCGAAATAAAAGGATTGGAAAGCTGGGAGGACATGACTAGAAGAATGAAAAACTTCCTAGAATCCATTATAAATAAGGATAACAACGTTATAGTAGCAGTATCTCACTCAGACCCCATAAGAGCAATAATTGCATATCTGTTAGGAATGGACGATATAAGTGGATGGGGAATAAGAATACCAAACGCTAGTTTCACTATACTAAAATGCGAAAATAATATAGATAATTGCAAAATTATTAGTATTGGTTCTCCAATGTTGACTATTCAGATATTATCTAAACTCAATATTAATATTGAAAACCCTTAG
- a CDS encoding D-aminoacyl-tRNA deacylase — MDIRFIYSSLDPVGVTIKRLGYGFEEINEEVTDFRYDKGDTIIIFSRHQSKAGVPSLTVHYPGNPTEETMGGEPKKLGIAIPRLFVSILREVKKIDLDIEKVMEATHHGPTYQHVPVIFVEVGSDNNYWTNEKIIKALVEATLKGIDKMNYVECKSYVVGFGGPHYSKLFTKFADENCIGHVISKHYIDKLSDNVITQTITQSTDKIDKIVIDSLNSRQREKIVSVLRVFNINIEFR; from the coding sequence ATGGACATTAGATTCATATATTCTAGTTTAGATCCAGTTGGTGTCACAATAAAGAGGCTTGGATATGGGTTTGAAGAAATTAATGAGGAAGTTACGGACTTTCGTTATGATAAAGGAGATACCATAATTATTTTTTCTAGGCACCAAAGCAAAGCTGGGGTGCCATCTTTAACCGTGCATTATCCTGGAAATCCAACTGAAGAGACGATGGGTGGTGAGCCTAAAAAACTAGGAATTGCTATTCCTAGACTATTTGTGTCAATCTTAAGGGAAGTGAAAAAGATAGATTTGGATATCGAGAAAGTCATGGAGGCAACTCATCACGGTCCTACATATCAGCACGTTCCAGTAATATTCGTAGAAGTAGGTAGTGATAATAATTATTGGACTAACGAGAAAATAATTAAAGCTTTAGTCGAAGCAACGCTTAAAGGCATAGATAAAATGAATTATGTGGAATGCAAAAGTTATGTTGTGGGTTTTGGTGGTCCCCACTATTCTAAACTTTTTACTAAATTTGCGGATGAAAACTGTATAGGACATGTGATTTCTAAACATTATATTGATAAACTTAGCGATAACGTAATAACTCAGACAATTACTCAATCTACAGACAAAATTGATAAGATTGTTATTGATAGTCTAAATTCTAGGCAAAGAGAGAAAATCGTAAGTGTTCTAAGGGTTTTCAATATTAATATTGAGTTTAGATAA